One genomic region from Amycolatopsis sp. FBCC-B4732 encodes:
- the phoU gene encoding phosphate signaling complex protein PhoU, with product MREAYHVELEQLAVNLAAMSVQVADAMERATRALLEVDLSLAEQVISDDAKVDDARAQCEEQAYALLALQAPVATDLRTVLAAIHAAESLERMGDLALHVAKAARRRHPDPVLPDAVRPYFAEMGEVAVKLARSTEQVIKTKDVEAAKTLESDDDQVDDIHRHLFTVLMDREWPHGVAAAVDVTLLGRFYERYADHAVSVAKRMIFVVTGKMPGYGSDDDI from the coding sequence ATGCGTGAGGCTTACCATGTCGAACTCGAACAGCTCGCCGTCAACCTGGCCGCCATGTCGGTCCAGGTCGCCGACGCCATGGAGCGGGCCACGAGGGCACTGCTGGAGGTCGATCTCAGTCTCGCCGAGCAGGTGATCAGCGACGACGCCAAGGTCGACGACGCACGCGCCCAGTGCGAAGAGCAGGCGTACGCCCTGCTGGCCCTGCAGGCGCCTGTGGCGACCGATCTGCGCACCGTCCTCGCGGCGATCCACGCCGCGGAAAGCCTGGAGCGGATGGGCGATCTGGCGCTGCACGTGGCGAAGGCCGCGCGGCGCCGCCACCCCGACCCGGTGCTGCCCGACGCCGTGCGCCCGTACTTCGCCGAGATGGGCGAGGTCGCGGTGAAGCTGGCCCGCTCGACCGAGCAGGTCATCAAGACGAAGGACGTCGAAGCGGCGAAGACGCTCGAGTCCGACGACGACCAGGTGGACGACATCCACCGCCACCTCTTCACGGTCCTGATGGACCGCGAGTGGCCGCACGGCGTCGCCGCGGCGGTCGACGTGACGCTGCTGGGCCGCTTCTACGAGCGCTACGCCGACCACGCGGTGTCGGTCGCGAAGCGGATGATCTTCGTGGTCACGGGCAAGATGCCGGGCTACGGCTCGGACGACGACATCTGA
- a CDS encoding LCP family protein — protein sequence MPPRSALDPLTMTDEMEAIDEATQYRRKIDHTLARFSAAHDEMNAEEEKRRVRRERLSPASILESTRTALQRVVTTTPQGEDEAVSEEQAAQTRLQEKKARKIERSVRFGRIAAAVVAGLVFLGIGGAWGAQTYFDAKFTQVSALDENSADIQDADAQANDENFLMVGSDTRDGASAEEGVGTADSNPGARSDTVMVAHIPADRKRVVVTSFPRDLEIDRPECQRWDPAQSKTTDEKVPEQKIAKLNTAYAVGGPPCTTKVIQQLTGLRINHFVGIDFNGFKEMVDAVHGVTVHNETPIDDTTLGKVLMETGDVTISGDQALNFVRARHVKGDPTSDYGRIKRQQEFIGALLRKVMSSDVVLDPGKLSDFITAFAKATFGDNLGVKQMMTLAQSMKGLDSSKITFLTVPTVGLPNSRGNEVLVRSKTKSLFDALRNNTPLPDANAPVPPSEQASPTSTSKSKTGSSKSTTTSKKSSTTG from the coding sequence GTGCCTCCGCGGTCCGCTCTCGACCCGCTGACCATGACCGACGAGATGGAAGCGATCGACGAGGCGACCCAGTACCGCCGCAAGATCGACCACACCCTCGCCCGGTTCTCCGCCGCGCACGACGAAATGAACGCCGAAGAAGAGAAGCGGCGGGTGCGCCGTGAGCGGCTCTCGCCCGCTTCGATCCTCGAGAGCACCCGCACCGCCCTTCAGCGCGTGGTCACCACCACGCCGCAGGGTGAAGACGAAGCGGTCTCCGAGGAACAGGCCGCGCAGACCCGGCTCCAGGAGAAGAAGGCCCGGAAGATCGAGCGCTCGGTGCGGTTCGGGCGGATCGCCGCCGCGGTCGTCGCCGGGCTCGTCTTCCTCGGGATCGGGGGTGCGTGGGGCGCCCAGACGTACTTCGACGCGAAGTTCACCCAGGTCTCCGCGCTCGACGAGAACTCCGCCGACATCCAGGACGCCGACGCGCAGGCCAACGACGAGAACTTCCTGATGGTCGGCTCCGACACCCGGGACGGCGCCTCCGCCGAGGAGGGCGTCGGCACCGCCGACAGCAATCCGGGCGCGCGCTCCGACACCGTGATGGTGGCGCACATCCCCGCGGACCGGAAGCGGGTCGTCGTCACGTCCTTCCCGCGTGACCTCGAGATCGACCGGCCCGAGTGCCAGCGCTGGGATCCCGCGCAGAGCAAGACGACCGACGAAAAGGTCCCCGAGCAGAAGATCGCGAAGCTGAACACCGCCTACGCGGTCGGCGGCCCGCCCTGCACCACCAAGGTGATCCAGCAGCTCACCGGTCTGCGGATCAACCACTTCGTCGGCATCGACTTCAACGGCTTCAAGGAGATGGTCGACGCCGTGCACGGCGTCACCGTGCACAACGAGACCCCGATCGACGACACGACCCTCGGCAAGGTGCTGATGGAGACCGGCGACGTGACGATCTCGGGCGACCAGGCGCTGAACTTCGTGCGCGCCCGGCACGTCAAGGGCGACCCGACGTCGGACTACGGCCGGATCAAGCGGCAGCAGGAGTTCATCGGCGCGCTGCTGCGGAAGGTCATGTCGTCGGACGTCGTGCTCGACCCCGGCAAGCTCAGCGACTTCATCACCGCCTTCGCGAAGGCCACCTTCGGCGACAACCTCGGCGTCAAGCAGATGATGACGCTGGCGCAGTCGATGAAGGGCCTCGACTCCTCGAAGATCACCTTCCTGACCGTGCCGACGGTCGGCCTGCCCAACAGCCGCGGCAACGAAGTCCTCGTCCGCAGCAAGACGAAGTCGCTCTTCGACGCGCTGCGCAACAACACCCCGCTGCCGGACGCGAACGCGCCGGTCCCGCCGAGCGAGCAGGCTTCGCCGACCAGCACGTCGAAGTCGAAGACGGGCAGCTCCAAGAGCACCACGACGAGCAAGAAGAGCAGCACCACGGGCTGA
- a CDS encoding GGDEF domain-containing protein: MVAEGEGALSRTGRPRPPDLLRLHEAVASLFATQGDWRRAYQHLRSALDIARDGSLRDALTSSYNRRYLDERLYGPFTDRPPLGIALVDLDRFKRVNDTYGHLVGDRVLRRVADLLQEELPPDGFCARYGGEEFVLWLPGVDAGHAIGIVDAARVRVARHPWSELQPGLHVTISAGLAHEAGAPSSPERQLRSADRLLYAAKRAGRNKVAYHDAQSTQLITHSE; encoded by the coding sequence ATGGTCGCCGAGGGCGAAGGCGCGCTGAGCCGGACCGGCCGCCCACGGCCGCCGGACCTGCTCCGCCTGCACGAAGCCGTCGCGAGCCTCTTCGCGACCCAAGGCGATTGGCGCCGCGCTTACCAGCACCTGCGGTCCGCGCTGGACATCGCCCGCGACGGCAGCCTGCGCGACGCCCTGACGTCGAGCTACAACCGCCGTTACCTCGACGAGCGGCTCTACGGACCGTTCACCGACCGTCCCCCACTCGGTATTGCGCTCGTCGATCTTGACCGCTTCAAGCGCGTGAACGACACGTACGGTCACCTCGTCGGCGACCGCGTCCTCCGTCGGGTGGCCGATCTGCTGCAGGAGGAACTGCCGCCGGACGGCTTCTGCGCCCGCTACGGCGGCGAGGAGTTCGTGCTCTGGCTGCCCGGCGTCGACGCGGGGCACGCGATCGGCATCGTCGACGCGGCCCGCGTGCGCGTCGCCCGTCACCCCTGGTCAGAACTCCAGCCCGGGTTGCACGTGACGATCAGCGCCGGACTGGCGCACGAGGCCGGCGCGCCGTCGTCACCCGAACGCCAGCTGCGCAGCGCCGACCGCCTGCTTTATGCGGCGAAACGCGCGGGCCGCAACAAAGTGGCCTATCACGACGCGCAAAGCACGCAGTTAATAACCCACTCTGAGTAA
- the idi gene encoding isopentenyl-diphosphate Delta-isomerase — MDTATEPETEQVVFVTEDGVPTGETGPKLASHHEHTRLHLAFSCYVLRRSDNALLITQRALDKKVWPGVWTNSVCGHPAPGESLEDAVRRRAGYEIGLPSLSGLRCVLPNYRYRTPPFQGIVENEFCPVFAAWTDDEPAPNPAEVGDWRWIAWIDYTELLNDVTADVSYWAKDQFAQLKGIEPFSGL, encoded by the coding sequence GTGGATACCGCGACCGAACCCGAGACCGAGCAGGTCGTCTTCGTCACCGAAGACGGCGTGCCCACCGGCGAAACCGGCCCGAAGCTGGCCAGTCACCACGAGCACACCCGGTTGCACCTGGCCTTCTCGTGCTACGTCCTGCGGCGAAGCGACAACGCCCTGCTGATCACCCAGCGCGCGCTCGACAAGAAGGTCTGGCCGGGGGTCTGGACCAACAGCGTCTGCGGCCACCCCGCACCCGGTGAGTCCCTCGAAGACGCCGTCCGCCGGCGCGCGGGCTACGAGATCGGGCTGCCCTCGCTGTCCGGGCTGCGCTGCGTGCTGCCGAACTACCGCTACCGGACGCCGCCGTTCCAGGGGATCGTCGAGAACGAGTTCTGCCCGGTGTTCGCCGCGTGGACCGACGACGAGCCGGCGCCGAACCCGGCCGAGGTCGGCGACTGGCGCTGGATCGCCTGGATCGACTACACGGAGCTACTGAACGACGTCACGGCGGATGTGAGTTACTGGGCCAAAGATCAGTTCGCCCAGCTCAAGGGCATCGAGCCGTTCTCGGGCCTCTGA
- a CDS encoding alpha/beta fold hydrolase produces MIDHISIPTEAGTFDAIAAGPEDGRPVLLLHGFPEAAVEWEHQVATLGVLGFRAVAPDQRGYSPGVRPEQATEYSIDHLVEDVVTITKALGWERFDLVGHDWGGAVAWWTADAHPDRLRSLAVISTPHPAALAEAMKTDEDQHLRTRYMTEWRQTRVTERRMLENDGRALRDMFERRVAPSKVDDYVQRLSEPGALTAALNWYRAGRPGGKIGKIAVPTLYVWSTEDVSFGSTAALDTANWVTGPYRFEMLEDVTHWVPEEAPEAVTTLLVEHLHAR; encoded by the coding sequence GTGATCGACCACATCAGCATCCCCACCGAGGCCGGAACCTTCGACGCCATCGCCGCCGGGCCCGAAGACGGGCGGCCCGTGTTGCTGCTGCACGGCTTTCCCGAAGCCGCGGTCGAGTGGGAGCACCAGGTCGCCACCCTCGGGGTGCTCGGGTTCCGGGCCGTCGCGCCGGACCAGCGGGGCTACTCGCCCGGGGTGCGGCCGGAGCAGGCGACCGAGTACTCGATCGACCACCTCGTCGAGGACGTCGTCACGATCACGAAGGCGCTCGGCTGGGAGCGGTTCGACCTCGTCGGGCACGACTGGGGTGGCGCCGTCGCGTGGTGGACCGCCGACGCGCATCCCGATCGGTTGCGGAGCCTCGCCGTCATCTCCACGCCGCACCCCGCCGCGCTCGCCGAGGCCATGAAGACCGATGAGGACCAGCACCTGCGGACGCGGTACATGACCGAGTGGCGGCAGACGCGCGTCACCGAGCGGCGGATGCTCGAGAACGACGGCCGGGCGCTGCGGGACATGTTCGAGCGGCGGGTGGCGCCGTCCAAGGTCGACGACTACGTCCAGCGGCTGTCCGAGCCGGGCGCGCTCACCGCGGCGCTCAACTGGTACCGGGCGGGGCGGCCGGGCGGGAAGATCGGGAAGATCGCCGTGCCCACGCTGTACGTCTGGAGCACCGAGGACGTCTCCTTCGGGTCGACCGCCGCGCTCGACACCGCGAACTGGGTCACCGGGCCGTACCGGTTCGAGATGCTCGAAGACGTCACGCACTGGGTTCCGGAGGAGGCGCCGGAGGCCGTCACCACGCTGCTCGTCGAGCACCTCCACGCGCGGTAA
- a CDS encoding Crp/Fnr family transcriptional regulator — MVEQLQDQGHPLLTEEEMQHLAEVGQVLKRDEGHTFFREGEETDFALLIKKGHIKVVLGTRPRIVAIRGPRETVGEMAAVRPQPRTASAIAMDTVEVLLLPATAWLKFLYDNPRAMHAQLVAADERVSQATNKVVESDLAVEQKVAKAILELAGKGIGRSTDSGLAMPLSQQDVAALTGASVDSVKKIIRALKEQKMIGTGRQVLYIRRNEALAEIAEGNRTATL, encoded by the coding sequence ATGGTCGAGCAGCTTCAAGATCAGGGGCATCCTCTCCTCACGGAGGAGGAGATGCAGCACCTTGCTGAGGTGGGTCAGGTCTTGAAGCGCGATGAGGGGCACACCTTCTTCCGCGAAGGCGAGGAGACCGACTTCGCGCTGCTCATCAAGAAGGGCCACATCAAGGTCGTCCTCGGCACGCGGCCACGCATCGTGGCGATCCGCGGGCCGCGGGAAACCGTCGGTGAGATGGCGGCCGTCCGCCCTCAGCCGCGCACAGCCAGCGCGATCGCCATGGACACCGTGGAAGTGCTGCTGCTGCCCGCTACGGCATGGCTGAAATTCCTCTACGACAACCCCCGCGCGATGCACGCCCAGCTCGTCGCCGCGGACGAGCGCGTATCGCAGGCGACGAACAAGGTCGTCGAGTCCGACCTCGCGGTCGAGCAGAAGGTCGCGAAAGCCATCCTCGAACTGGCAGGGAAAGGCATCGGCCGCTCCACCGACAGCGGGCTCGCCATGCCGTTGAGCCAACAGGACGTCGCAGCGTTGACCGGCGCGTCTGTCGACTCAGTGAAAAAGATCATCCGCGCGTTGAAGGAGCAGAAGATGATCGGCACCGGTCGCCAGGTCCTCTACATCCGAAGGAACGAAGCTCTCGCGGAGATCGCCGAGGGCAACCGCACGGCGACGTTGTGA
- a CDS encoding cysteine hydrolase family protein: MRAVLAVIDLQNVFADPASPWFTPRFAEVVPPIRRLVTAFGNDVVFTRFVAPPSPEGAWKQYYAQWPFALQPPDAQLYQIVDAFQPPSTVDATTFGKWTPRLATRVGGARLVLAGVSTDCCVLSTALAAADAGVAVTVVSDACAGVDDESHAKTLDILRLYSPLITVAQVSDVIDQK; this comes from the coding sequence ATGAGAGCGGTCCTGGCGGTCATCGACCTGCAGAACGTCTTCGCCGACCCGGCGAGCCCGTGGTTCACCCCACGCTTCGCCGAGGTCGTCCCCCCGATCCGCCGGCTGGTGACAGCGTTCGGCAACGACGTCGTGTTCACCCGGTTCGTCGCACCTCCGAGCCCGGAAGGAGCCTGGAAGCAGTACTACGCGCAGTGGCCCTTCGCCCTGCAGCCCCCGGACGCCCAGCTGTACCAGATCGTCGACGCGTTCCAGCCACCGTCCACAGTGGACGCGACCACCTTCGGCAAGTGGACCCCTCGCCTGGCAACCCGCGTCGGCGGCGCCCGGTTGGTTCTGGCAGGCGTCTCGACGGACTGCTGCGTCCTGTCGACAGCCCTGGCCGCAGCGGACGCAGGCGTCGCGGTCACCGTGGTGTCCGACGCGTGCGCGGGCGTGGACGACGAAAGCCACGCGAAAACCCTCGACATCCTGCGGCTCTACAGTCCGCTGATCACAGTTGCTCAGGTCAGCGACGTCATCGACCAGAAGTAG
- a CDS encoding cytosine permease has product MSGSRRLEVETNGLDVIDDAERRGRPRQLFWPWFGANVSVLGLSYGSFTLGFGISFWQALVAGVVGILFSFLLCGFIAIAGKRGSAPTMLLSRAAFGVRGNRLPSAISWLLTVGWETVLTALATLATATVFDRLGWGGGTVTKVVALVVVAALTVAAGVLGFDAIMKLQTWITWITGVLTVVYVVLVAGDVHWPAVSALPSGSAQQWVGALVFLMTGFGLGWVNAAADYSRYLPRSASGRGVVGWTTFGASVAPLVLLVFGLLLAGSSPDLNKAIAADPIGALTTLLPLWFLVPFAIVAVLGLVGGAVLDIYSSGLALLSAGLRVPRPVAALVDGVLMVLGTVYIVFFGGEFLGQFQGFLVTLGVPVAAWCGVMLADVLLRRRDYAERELFDPAGRYGDVRVGPIAVILVATALGWGLVTNSSADWLKWQGYLLEPLGLGGRDGAWAFANLGVLVALALGFLATLLTRQRVRTQEAA; this is encoded by the coding sequence ATGAGCGGTTCCCGCAGGCTCGAGGTGGAGACCAACGGCCTCGACGTGATCGACGACGCCGAGCGGCGCGGCAGGCCACGGCAGCTGTTCTGGCCGTGGTTCGGCGCGAACGTGTCGGTGCTGGGGTTGAGCTACGGCTCGTTCACCCTCGGCTTCGGCATCTCGTTCTGGCAGGCGCTGGTCGCCGGCGTCGTCGGCATCCTGTTCTCGTTCCTGCTGTGCGGGTTCATCGCGATCGCCGGCAAACGCGGGTCGGCGCCGACGATGCTGCTCTCGCGCGCGGCCTTCGGCGTCCGCGGCAACCGGCTGCCGTCGGCGATCTCGTGGCTGCTGACGGTCGGCTGGGAAACCGTGCTGACGGCGCTGGCGACACTGGCCACGGCGACGGTGTTCGACCGCCTCGGCTGGGGCGGCGGCACGGTGACGAAGGTGGTCGCGCTGGTGGTCGTCGCGGCGCTGACCGTCGCCGCCGGCGTGCTGGGCTTCGACGCGATCATGAAGCTGCAGACGTGGATCACGTGGATCACCGGCGTGCTCACGGTCGTCTACGTGGTGCTCGTGGCCGGCGACGTGCACTGGCCGGCGGTCAGCGCGCTGCCGTCCGGCTCGGCGCAGCAGTGGGTGGGCGCGCTGGTGTTCCTGATGACCGGCTTCGGCCTCGGCTGGGTCAACGCGGCCGCGGACTACTCGCGCTACCTCCCGCGCTCGGCGTCGGGCCGCGGGGTGGTCGGCTGGACGACGTTCGGCGCGTCGGTGGCGCCGCTGGTGCTGCTGGTGTTCGGGCTGCTGCTGGCCGGCTCGTCACCGGACCTGAACAAGGCGATCGCGGCGGACCCGATCGGCGCGCTGACGACGTTGCTGCCGCTGTGGTTCCTGGTGCCGTTCGCGATAGTCGCGGTGCTCGGGCTGGTCGGCGGCGCGGTGCTGGACATCTACTCGTCGGGCCTGGCGCTGCTTTCGGCCGGGCTGCGCGTGCCCCGCCCGGTGGCGGCGCTCGTCGACGGCGTGCTGATGGTGCTGGGCACGGTCTACATCGTGTTCTTCGGCGGCGAGTTCCTCGGCCAGTTCCAGGGTTTCCTGGTCACGCTGGGCGTCCCGGTGGCGGCCTGGTGCGGCGTGATGCTGGCGGACGTCCTGCTGCGCCGCCGCGACTACGCCGAGCGGGAGCTGTTCGACCCGGCGGGCCGCTACGGCGACGTCCGCGTCGGGCCGATCGCAGTGATTCTGGTGGCGACGGCGCTCGGCTGGGGCCTGGTGACGAACTCGTCCGCGGACTGGCTGAAGTGGCAGGGCTACCTCCTGGAGCCCCTCGGCCTCGGCGGCCGCGACGGCGCATGGGCGTTCGCGAACCTCGGCGTCCTGGTGGCGCTGGCGCTGGGCTTCCTGGCCACATTGCTGACGCGGCAGCGGGTCCGCACCCAGGAGGCGGCATGA
- a CDS encoding PfkB family carbohydrate kinase, producing the protein MTGRLVHTGQVVLDLVMAVPALPPPGGDVLATSTNLLPGGGFNVMAAAARSGARVLYAGTHGTGALGDLARAALAAEGVELAHEPTPELDTGVVVALVDASGERTFATGSGAEGRLRPDLLDRVLLNDDDVVYVTGYSLLHEINRRALVEWLPRLPGSRILFDPGPLVAEINPGELHDVLSIVDILSCNAREAGVLGELPPVAVVREGAKGCRVHEHGRITEVPGFAVDAVDTNGAGDTHCGVLAAELLRGSTLLDAAVRANAAAALSVTRPGPATAPSRTEIDHWVEATT; encoded by the coding sequence ATGACCGGGCGGCTGGTGCACACCGGGCAGGTCGTCCTCGACCTGGTCATGGCGGTGCCGGCCCTGCCCCCGCCGGGCGGCGACGTCCTGGCGACGTCGACGAACCTCTTGCCCGGCGGCGGGTTCAACGTGATGGCCGCGGCCGCCCGGTCCGGCGCGCGGGTGCTCTACGCGGGCACCCACGGCACCGGTGCGCTGGGCGACCTCGCACGCGCCGCGCTGGCCGCCGAGGGTGTCGAACTGGCCCACGAACCGACGCCGGAGCTGGACACCGGCGTCGTCGTCGCGCTGGTCGACGCGAGCGGCGAGCGCACCTTCGCGACCGGCAGCGGCGCCGAAGGACGGCTGCGACCCGACCTGCTCGACCGGGTCCTCCTAAATGATGACGACGTGGTGTATGTGACTGGCTACAGTCTGTTGCACGAGATCAATCGCAGGGCTCTCGTCGAGTGGCTGCCCCGGCTGCCCGGCTCGAGGATCCTGTTCGACCCCGGCCCGCTGGTGGCCGAAATCAACCCTGGAGAACTCCATGACGTACTGTCCATTGTAGACATCCTGAGCTGCAACGCCCGCGAAGCCGGCGTGCTGGGCGAGCTGCCACCGGTCGCCGTCGTCCGCGAGGGCGCGAAGGGCTGCCGCGTGCACGAACACGGCCGGATCACCGAGGTCCCCGGCTTCGCGGTCGACGCGGTGGACACCAACGGCGCCGGCGACACGCATTGCGGCGTACTGGCCGCGGAGCTGCTGCGCGGCAGTACCCTCCTCGACGCCGCCGTGCGCGCCAACGCGGCGGCCGCGCTTTCGGTGACCCGGCCCGGCCCGGCGACGGCGCCGAGCCGGACGGAGATCGACCACTGGGTGGAGGCCACGACATGA
- a CDS encoding ADP-ribosylglycohydrolase family protein, with protein sequence MSARDRALGAFTGLAVGDALGMPTQSMSRAAIAATYGPVTGLLTAVAEQPIAPSMPAGSITDDTEQAVLLARLLIDGRGTVEPHVFADALLIWEADMVRRGSADLLGPSTKRALSRLQNGVPAEEAGRTGTTNGAAMRVTPVGIATPSEDLHRLVDAVVATARVTHNTSLGIAAAAAVAAAVSAGIDGASLPEALDAGERAAVVGGERGHWAPGGEIAARIGWARGWVRGMAPAAVADAVARVIGTSVASQESVVAAFALADAMGDDPPAALRLAAGLGGDTDTVAAICGAMLGAAHGVDAFRPDVVETVLSVNRLEFGPLVDELLKLRRR encoded by the coding sequence GTGAGCGCGCGGGACCGGGCGCTCGGCGCGTTCACCGGCCTGGCGGTCGGCGACGCGCTCGGGATGCCGACGCAGTCGATGTCCCGCGCCGCGATCGCCGCCACCTACGGGCCGGTCACCGGCCTGCTGACCGCCGTCGCCGAGCAGCCGATCGCGCCGTCGATGCCCGCCGGGTCGATCACCGACGACACCGAGCAGGCCGTCCTGCTGGCCCGGCTGCTCATCGACGGCCGCGGCACCGTCGAGCCGCACGTCTTCGCCGACGCCCTGCTCATCTGGGAAGCGGACATGGTCCGCCGCGGCTCCGCCGACCTGCTCGGCCCGTCGACGAAACGCGCGCTTTCCCGGCTGCAGAACGGCGTTCCGGCCGAGGAAGCCGGCCGCACCGGCACCACCAACGGCGCCGCCATGCGGGTCACGCCGGTCGGCATCGCCACGCCTTCGGAGGACCTGCACCGCCTGGTCGACGCCGTCGTCGCGACCGCGCGGGTCACGCACAACACCAGCCTCGGCATCGCGGCCGCCGCCGCGGTCGCCGCCGCCGTCTCCGCCGGGATCGACGGCGCGAGCCTGCCCGAAGCGCTCGACGCGGGTGAGCGCGCCGCCGTCGTCGGCGGGGAGCGCGGGCACTGGGCGCCCGGCGGGGAGATCGCCGCCCGGATCGGCTGGGCCCGCGGCTGGGTGCGGGGCATGGCGCCGGCCGCCGTCGCCGACGCGGTCGCGAGGGTGATCGGCACGTCGGTCGCGTCGCAGGAGTCCGTCGTGGCCGCGTTCGCGCTGGCCGACGCCATGGGCGACGACCCGCCGGCGGCGCTGCGGCTGGCCGCCGGGCTGGGTGGCGACACCGACACCGTGGCCGCGATCTGCGGGGCGATGCTCGGGGCCGCGCACGGGGTCGACGCCTTCCGGCCCGACGTCGTCGAGACCGTGCTCAGCGTGAACCGGCTGGAATTCGGCCCGCTGGTCGACGAGCTCCTCAAGCTGCGCCGTCGATGA
- a CDS encoding GntR family transcriptional regulator produces the protein MYSKRQQLVGDLTDLIRSGRLANGERLPGEHQLALQYQVSRGTVRSALSELQQLDLISTQAGVGSFVTFDGVQLDQRIGWARALADAGAPVTTELLGIETVRDQALHEEFGPETYVAVRRLRREHDRGVSLETATVPAVGPLAELPETGLRDDSLTKTLEAAGLVSVGGDQWISTERLDACAAELLGRSIGELFLRAERTSVDVEGGLVERVVSLLDPDRFQFHLTFGHR, from the coding sequence ATGTACAGCAAGCGGCAGCAGCTGGTCGGCGACCTCACCGACCTGATCCGCTCCGGGCGCCTCGCCAACGGCGAACGCCTCCCCGGTGAGCACCAGCTCGCCCTGCAGTACCAGGTCAGCCGCGGCACGGTCCGCAGCGCGCTGTCCGAGCTGCAGCAGCTCGACCTCATCTCCACCCAGGCCGGCGTCGGGTCGTTCGTCACCTTCGACGGCGTCCAGCTCGACCAGCGGATCGGCTGGGCCCGCGCCCTCGCCGACGCCGGCGCGCCCGTCACCACCGAACTCCTCGGCATCGAAACCGTCCGGGACCAGGCGCTCCACGAGGAGTTCGGGCCGGAGACCTACGTCGCCGTCCGGCGGCTGCGGCGGGAGCACGACCGCGGGGTCTCCCTGGAAACCGCCACCGTGCCCGCCGTCGGGCCGCTCGCCGAACTCCCCGAAACCGGCCTGCGCGACGACTCCCTCACCAAGACCCTCGAAGCCGCCGGCCTGGTCTCCGTCGGCGGCGACCAGTGGATCAGCACCGAACGCCTGGACGCCTGCGCCGCCGAACTCCTCGGCCGCAGCATCGGCGAGCTCTTCCTCCGCGCCGAGCGCACCTCGGTCGACGTCGAGGGCGGGCTGGTCGAGCGGGTGGTCAGCCTGCTGGACCCGGACCGCTTCCAGTTCCACCTCACCTTCGGACACCGGTGA
- a CDS encoding VC0807 family protein, producing MTKNGSPLQTLAIEIAVPIGVYYGLHALGASIFLSLALSGVVPLARTLHQFAKDRTLNGLALVVLVTNVVGMLLTFVSGDARMMIAKDSLGSGITGLVILVSACTAAPIMTKTIQPFLTRGKAENEAAWERLSGTPKFSRIMRLTSVIWGIGFVLESAARVIGAFTLPIETMVWLSTVIFVGAFAVMMVAGGKVAEQAGKLIAAEAKADVRPLVAA from the coding sequence ATGACGAAGAACGGTTCCCCGCTCCAGACCCTGGCCATCGAGATCGCCGTCCCGATCGGCGTCTACTACGGGCTCCATGCGCTCGGCGCCAGCATCTTCCTGAGCCTCGCCCTCAGCGGTGTCGTCCCGCTCGCCCGGACGCTCCACCAGTTCGCCAAGGACCGCACCCTCAACGGCCTCGCGCTCGTCGTCCTGGTCACGAACGTCGTCGGCATGCTGCTGACCTTCGTCTCCGGCGACGCCCGCATGATGATCGCGAAGGACTCGCTCGGCAGCGGCATCACCGGGCTCGTCATCCTCGTCTCCGCGTGCACCGCGGCGCCGATCATGACCAAGACGATCCAGCCGTTCCTCACCCGCGGCAAGGCGGAGAACGAAGCCGCGTGGGAACGCCTCAGCGGCACGCCGAAGTTCTCGCGGATCATGCGTCTCACCAGCGTCATCTGGGGTATCGGGTTCGTCCTCGAGTCCGCCGCTCGCGTCATCGGCGCCTTCACACTGCCGATCGAAACCATGGTGTGGCTGAGCACCGTCATCTTCGTGGGCGCGTTCGCGGTGATGATGGTCGCCGGCGGCAAGGTCGCCGAGCAGGCGGGCAAGCTGATCGCCGCCGAGGCGAAGGCGGACGTCCGGCCGCTCGTCGCCGCTTGA